In Dyadobacter sp. NIV53, a single window of DNA contains:
- a CDS encoding IlvD/Edd family dehydratase, whose translation MEENNLRSRGWFGKSGKDGFIYRAWMKNQGYPADEFEGRPVIGICNTFSELTPCNGHFRELAESVKRGVWEAGGFPLEFPVMSLGETLIKPTAMLYRNLASMDVEESIRANPIDGVVLLCGCDKTTPSLVMGAASVNIPTIVVSGGPMLTGRYRGKTIGTSDVWRFSELYRKGEISQEELTTAEACMCRSDGHCAVMGTASTMACMVESLGLTLPENAAIPAADSRRKVLAHMSGRRIVQMVKEDLRLSQILTKEAFENAIMLNAAIGGSTNFVIHLLAIAGRIGVDLSLDHFNDLCAKIPLLLNLQPSGGYFMEDFYYAGGLPVVIKEMLGLLHENVITANGKTMAENCATAECFDADVIGTLEEPVKNLTGLAVVRGNLCANGAVIKPSASLKPELMQHRGKAVVFEDIDDYKARLDDPELDVDENSVLVLKNVGPKGYPGMPEVGNMSLPKKLLAQGVIDMIRISDGRMSGTGFGTVVLHISPEAAVGGVLALVRDGDMIELDVENRKLNLEVSDEELEIRRATWKPLELGYNRGYVNLHIKHVMQAHEGADLDFLVGGSGDKVARDSH comes from the coding sequence ATGGAAGAAAATAATTTACGCAGCCGAGGCTGGTTTGGTAAATCGGGTAAAGATGGATTTATATACAGAGCCTGGATGAAAAATCAGGGCTATCCTGCAGATGAATTTGAAGGACGGCCTGTTATCGGCATTTGTAATACATTTTCAGAATTGACGCCTTGTAACGGGCATTTTAGAGAACTGGCAGAATCGGTAAAGCGTGGTGTTTGGGAAGCAGGAGGATTCCCTCTGGAATTTCCTGTGATGTCTCTGGGAGAAACACTGATCAAACCAACGGCCATGCTTTACAGGAACCTGGCAAGTATGGATGTTGAAGAGTCAATCCGTGCCAATCCGATTGATGGAGTTGTGCTTCTTTGCGGCTGTGATAAAACAACTCCCTCACTTGTGATGGGTGCTGCCAGTGTAAATATCCCTACAATAGTAGTGTCAGGAGGCCCTATGCTGACAGGCAGGTACCGGGGAAAAACAATAGGAACCAGTGACGTATGGCGATTCAGTGAGCTTTACCGGAAAGGCGAAATTTCACAGGAAGAATTAACAACAGCAGAAGCATGTATGTGCCGGAGTGATGGCCATTGTGCTGTGATGGGAACGGCTTCTACAATGGCCTGTATGGTAGAATCGCTTGGATTAACCTTACCTGAAAATGCAGCAATTCCTGCCGCTGACTCACGAAGAAAAGTTTTAGCACATATGTCCGGACGCCGTATTGTGCAAATGGTAAAAGAAGACCTCCGTCTTTCACAAATACTGACTAAAGAAGCTTTCGAAAATGCGATTATGCTTAATGCAGCTATTGGTGGGTCTACTAATTTCGTGATTCATTTACTGGCTATCGCAGGAAGAATTGGCGTCGATCTATCGCTGGATCATTTCAATGACTTATGTGCCAAAATTCCTCTTTTGCTTAATTTGCAGCCATCCGGAGGATACTTCATGGAAGATTTCTATTACGCTGGCGGCCTACCGGTGGTTATCAAAGAAATGCTTGGTTTATTGCATGAAAATGTAATAACAGCCAATGGAAAAACTATGGCTGAAAACTGTGCCACAGCGGAATGTTTTGATGCGGATGTAATAGGAACACTGGAAGAACCCGTAAAAAATCTGACTGGACTGGCTGTGGTACGTGGCAATTTATGCGCGAACGGAGCAGTTATCAAACCATCGGCTTCCTTAAAACCTGAGCTCATGCAGCACCGTGGAAAGGCAGTTGTGTTTGAAGATATTGATGATTATAAAGCTCGCCTGGATGACCCGGAGCTTGATGTAGATGAAAATAGTGTACTGGTCCTAAAAAATGTAGGTCCAAAAGGATATCCTGGTATGCCGGAAGTAGGCAATATGTCTCTGCCGAAAAAATTACTTGCGCAAGGTGTGATTGATATGATTCGTATATCGGATGGGCGTATGAGCGGAACAGGTTTTGGCACTGTCGTTTTGCATATTTCTCCGGAAGCAGCGGTCGGCGGTGTTTTAGCTTTGGTAAGAGACGGCGATATGATTGAACTGGATGTTGAAAACAGGAAGCTGAATCTGGAAGTATCTGACGAAGAACTTGAAATTCGCCGTGCAACATGGAAACCTCTCGAATTGGGATATAACAGAGGATATGTAAATCTCCACATAAAGCACGTAATGCAAGCTCATGAAGGAGCCGATCTTGATTTTCTGGTAGGAGGCTCG